Proteins found in one Maridesulfovibrio sp. genomic segment:
- a CDS encoding flavin reductase family protein: MAKKNIGIQGFTLPMPQTILGSRHEGRNNFMALAWVSRVNYNPALLMISVGKRHFSNTAIQASGEFCVNIPSVDMVEVTDFVGLVSGNKLDKSELFEVEPRILQNAPIISKCPVAIQCKVYDSMELPNDTLFVGEVVATWCDEDVLTDDIPDIKKVNPVTLTMPDNRYWSVGDCVGRAWHDGKKLK, encoded by the coding sequence ATGGCTAAGAAAAATATAGGTATACAGGGGTTTACTCTGCCCATGCCTCAGACGATTCTGGGATCTCGGCACGAGGGAAGAAATAATTTTATGGCGTTGGCCTGGGTTTCACGTGTTAATTACAATCCTGCGCTGCTGATGATTTCTGTTGGCAAGCGGCATTTTTCGAATACGGCAATTCAGGCCAGCGGTGAGTTCTGCGTAAATATTCCTTCCGTAGATATGGTTGAAGTTACGGATTTTGTCGGTCTCGTTTCCGGTAATAAACTGGATAAATCAGAACTGTTCGAGGTCGAGCCGCGAATATTACAGAACGCACCGATTATCAGCAAATGTCCTGTCGCTATCCAGTGTAAGGTATATGATTCCATGGAATTGCCCAACGATACCCTTTTTGTAGGTGAAGTTGTAGCCACATGGTGTGACGAAGATGTGCTTACCGATGACATACCAGACATCAAAAAGGTCAACCCCGTAACCCTGACCATGCCTGACAACCGCTACTGGTCAGTCGGAGATTGTGTCGGGCGGGCTTGGCATGATGGAAAGAAGCTGAAGTAG
- a CDS encoding UvrD-helicase domain-containing protein, producing the protein MERFIADLHIHSRFSRATSKALDPRLLAAWARVKGIDIIGTGDFTHPEWLAEIEDQLVEDGSGLFSLREPKGLEESIDWVDGPFAGQTRFMLQTEISSIYKKYGKTRKVHNLVYMPDIESVKKFNAKLDAIGNLNSDGRPILGLDSKDLLEIVLETSDTAFLIPAHIWTPWFSLFGAKSGFDSVEECYGDLASEIFAMETGLSSDPEMNSYISALDKFRMVSNSDAHSGENLGREANVFSGNMSYEGIYRALRGEGLGHKFMGTIEFFPEEGKYHMDGHRKCGIMLDPHESKMRGGICPVCGKPLTMGVYSRVMELADREEPQQPKGQPGFDSLVPLKEIISEVVGTGPKTKKVLGVYAPLIKEFGSEFTILQQVPVEDLKRHNAHLAEGIRRMREGQVIRNPGFDGQYGTISVFSAQERDEIVNGVKLVVVRKPKGDLDDARPEATIRKSNEPQEEDSGVVRFNEAQKKAIEAGPEPVLVIAGPGTGKTQTLMGRIKYLLERGTRARRILSLTFTRKAAEEMNERMRNMLGEEEVLPRADTLHALALEYWACAFDIDPIILNEETARRVFARANPDLNGAKLRSAWDSINLSRETMEPLSDGAAEILANYTRQKDQFNLVDYTDLLEFWLSELRSDKYVRTFTNVLVDEVQDLSPLQLAIVHRLVGDDGEGLFAIGDPDQSIYGFRGAAGDVSDRFHSFWENLICITLEDNYRSAQAILDASASVFDDPVRLKAHKKFEAEIQLFSAPDSTREASWIGERIKKLIGATSHSLVDAGEVGSLSPGDIAVLIRFKALIGPIESMLNRQGIPCSVPEAETFWHDPRVEVLLAAARRMLGFAEDFDDEAPEVPEKIIAQGPLGLSAYLTDMPPFDQLFWESRPFRDMVKGYKEHGGWSGLLNWIHMQNDLDQVRGKAEKVRIMSMHAAKGLEFEAVFLAGLDDGIVPFAGPDILTGKISKDGLSVREDAEEERRLLYVGMTRARKKLFMSHADKRPLYGRTLMLPVSRFLKNLPDAVKKSAMVARKVQKEKKISLLDM; encoded by the coding sequence ATGGAAAGATTTATAGCCGACCTGCACATCCATTCCAGATTTTCACGTGCCACCAGTAAAGCCTTGGACCCGCGCCTTCTGGCCGCATGGGCAAGGGTTAAGGGCATTGATATCATCGGTACCGGTGATTTTACCCATCCAGAATGGCTGGCCGAGATTGAAGATCAACTTGTGGAGGATGGTTCCGGGCTGTTTTCCCTGCGGGAACCCAAGGGGCTGGAGGAATCCATCGACTGGGTGGATGGGCCCTTTGCCGGTCAGACCCGCTTCATGCTCCAGACAGAAATCAGTTCCATTTATAAAAAATACGGCAAAACCCGCAAAGTTCACAACCTCGTTTACATGCCCGATATTGAGTCGGTAAAAAAATTCAACGCCAAGCTTGATGCTATCGGCAACCTTAATTCCGACGGCAGACCTATCCTCGGTCTGGACAGCAAAGACCTGCTCGAAATCGTACTTGAAACCAGCGATACCGCCTTTCTCATCCCCGCTCATATCTGGACCCCGTGGTTCTCGCTTTTCGGTGCCAAGTCCGGCTTTGATTCTGTTGAGGAATGTTACGGTGATCTGGCTTCTGAAATCTTTGCCATGGAAACCGGCCTTTCCTCAGACCCGGAAATGAATTCGTACATTTCAGCACTTGATAAATTTCGTATGGTTTCCAATTCTGATGCCCATTCAGGGGAGAATCTTGGACGAGAGGCCAATGTCTTCAGCGGAAATATGTCCTATGAAGGAATTTACCGTGCTTTGCGCGGTGAAGGTCTGGGGCATAAATTCATGGGCACAATCGAATTTTTTCCCGAAGAGGGTAAATATCACATGGACGGGCACCGCAAGTGCGGAATTATGCTCGATCCCCATGAATCTAAAATGCGTGGCGGCATCTGCCCTGTCTGCGGCAAGCCTTTGACCATGGGCGTTTACTCCCGCGTGATGGAACTGGCCGACCGTGAGGAACCGCAGCAGCCCAAGGGGCAGCCCGGATTTGATTCTCTGGTTCCGCTTAAGGAAATTATTTCAGAAGTAGTGGGCACCGGCCCAAAGACCAAAAAAGTTCTCGGTGTCTATGCTCCACTAATCAAGGAATTCGGATCTGAATTTACTATCCTGCAGCAGGTTCCGGTTGAGGACCTTAAACGGCATAATGCGCATCTTGCCGAAGGCATCCGGCGCATGCGTGAGGGACAGGTTATCCGCAATCCCGGTTTTGACGGGCAGTACGGAACCATTTCCGTTTTTTCCGCGCAGGAGCGAGATGAAATTGTCAACGGCGTGAAGCTGGTGGTTGTCCGCAAGCCCAAGGGGGATCTCGATGATGCCAGACCTGAAGCAACGATTCGTAAGTCCAATGAACCGCAGGAAGAAGATAGCGGAGTGGTGCGATTTAACGAGGCTCAGAAAAAAGCGATCGAAGCCGGTCCTGAGCCTGTACTGGTTATAGCCGGTCCGGGAACCGGTAAAACCCAGACCCTGATGGGACGCATTAAATATTTACTTGAACGGGGAACCCGTGCCCGCCGGATTCTTTCTCTGACTTTTACCCGCAAGGCCGCTGAGGAAATGAACGAACGCATGCGTAACATGCTCGGCGAGGAAGAAGTCCTGCCCCGTGCGGATACGCTCCATGCCTTGGCTCTCGAATACTGGGCCTGCGCTTTTGATATTGATCCGATAATCCTGAATGAAGAGACGGCTCGCCGGGTATTCGCACGTGCCAACCCGGACCTTAACGGCGCAAAACTAAGATCTGCATGGGATTCTATCAACCTGTCCCGTGAAACTATGGAACCGTTGAGTGATGGAGCCGCGGAGATTCTGGCTAATTATACCCGGCAGAAAGATCAGTTTAATCTGGTTGATTACACCGACCTGCTTGAATTCTGGCTCTCGGAACTCCGGTCGGACAAATACGTGCGTACCTTCACCAATGTGCTTGTTGATGAGGTGCAGGATCTTTCTCCCCTACAGCTTGCAATTGTGCACCGTTTGGTTGGCGATGACGGGGAAGGGCTTTTTGCTATTGGCGATCCCGATCAGTCCATATATGGATTTCGCGGTGCAGCCGGCGATGTGTCCGATAGATTTCATTCCTTCTGGGAAAATCTGATCTGTATAACATTGGAAGATAATTACCGCTCGGCGCAGGCTATTCTCGATGCCTCGGCGTCGGTGTTTGACGATCCGGTCCGGTTGAAAGCGCATAAAAAATTTGAAGCTGAAATCCAGCTTTTTTCCGCTCCTGACAGCACTCGTGAGGCTTCATGGATCGGAGAGCGCATAAAAAAACTCATCGGGGCCACCAGTCACAGTCTTGTCGATGCGGGAGAGGTCGGTTCTCTCAGCCCTGGAGATATTGCGGTGCTGATCCGTTTCAAGGCTTTGATCGGTCCTATTGAGAGTATGCTCAACCGGCAGGGCATACCGTGCAGCGTGCCGGAGGCGGAGACTTTCTGGCATGATCCACGTGTAGAGGTCCTGTTGGCTGCAGCCCGGCGGATGCTTGGCTTTGCCGAAGACTTTGATGATGAAGCACCGGAAGTTCCGGAAAAGATTATTGCTCAAGGGCCCCTGGGGCTTTCCGCCTATCTTACCGATATGCCTCCGTTTGACCAGCTGTTCTGGGAAAGCAGGCCTTTTCGAGATATGGTCAAAGGCTATAAGGAACACGGAGGCTGGTCCGGACTGCTGAACTGGATTCACATGCAGAATGATCTTGATCAGGTGCGCGGTAAGGCTGAAAAAGTGCGCATCATGTCGATGCACGCTGCCAAGGGTCTGGAATTCGAGGCGGTATTTTTGGCCGGACTCGATGACGGCATTGTGCCTTTTGCCGGGCCGGATATCCTGACCGGAAAGATTTCTAAAGACGGTTTGTCGGTCCGGGAGGATGCGGAAGAGGAGCGCAGGCTCCTTTACGTAGGCATGACCAGAGCCAGAAAAAAACTTTTTATGTCTCATGCGGACAAGCGCCCTCTATACGGGAGGACGCTAATGCTGCCTGTATCACGTTTTTTGAAAAATCTTCCTGATGCGGTTAAAAAGTCTGCGATGGTTGCACGGAAAGTTCAGAAGGAGAAGAAAATCAGCCTGCTGGATATGTAG
- the cbiR gene encoding cobamide remodeling phosphodiesterase CbiR — protein sequence MSNFLNSIDSRFQVAAPSWVIPGTIVENCRFLAGKVDEIALLFFEAKSCLAYTKADLPQELAEIGLSFHIHHPLDLPWHEGGAAVAQTVIALNEKAAHLNPAAHVIHPPAAGRSAAGLIYDFAEVISRSDIKPGTVLFENIKENSLLGIGGVIADCDMKICLDLGHILAYAQDDLLYDESIDGLVSMLHLNAPGPGGRHLGLDTLDVAGLEIMSILLKMVANDGTLTVEVFEEGPFFKSLQLLNENCIIRNGK from the coding sequence ATGTCCAATTTTTTGAATAGTATTGATTCCCGTTTTCAAGTGGCCGCGCCCTCGTGGGTGATTCCCGGAACCATTGTTGAAAATTGTCGTTTTCTTGCTGGAAAGGTCGACGAAATAGCGCTTCTTTTCTTTGAGGCAAAATCCTGTCTGGCCTATACGAAAGCTGATCTGCCACAGGAATTGGCAGAAATAGGGCTTTCCTTTCATATCCACCACCCTCTTGATCTTCCGTGGCATGAAGGCGGAGCAGCGGTCGCACAAACCGTCATCGCATTGAATGAAAAGGCCGCCCATTTAAATCCAGCTGCCCATGTAATTCATCCGCCTGCCGCCGGGCGAAGTGCCGCCGGTCTGATTTATGATTTTGCTGAAGTAATTTCCCGCAGTGATATAAAACCCGGAACCGTACTCTTTGAAAATATTAAGGAGAATTCTTTGCTGGGTATTGGCGGGGTTATAGCTGACTGCGATATGAAAATATGCCTTGATCTAGGGCATATACTGGCTTACGCACAGGATGATTTGTTATATGATGAAAGCATTGACGGATTGGTCTCCATGCTGCACCTTAACGCGCCGGGACCTGGAGGTCGTCACCTCGGACTCGATACACTTGATGTTGCCGGGCTTGAAATAATGAGTATTTTGCTTAAAATGGTTGCAAATGACGGCACGCTGACTGTTGAAGTGTTTGAAGAAGGACCTTTTTTTAAATCGCTGCAATTATTGAATGAAAATTGTATAATAAGAAATGGCAAGTAA
- a CDS encoding bifunctional adenosylcobinamide kinase/adenosylcobinamide-phosphate guanylyltransferase — MYPGETLITFVLGGNKSGKSDYALDLFAEYSGRKCFIATGKARDMSFRQQIMTHRNERDPSIPVLEAGADLHQVLLKAREGYDHLLVDSLDFWLFSCSEVSDGEHHIGEVVRLLSEWKGPDVVLVSCEVGLGPLAMTREVRSFVRSLGSLNRTMAAIADEVYLVAAGLSLTLKK, encoded by the coding sequence ATGTACCCGGGGGAGACCTTGATTACATTTGTGCTGGGGGGCAATAAGTCGGGAAAATCAGATTACGCCCTTGATCTGTTTGCAGAATATTCTGGTCGGAAATGTTTTATAGCAACCGGAAAGGCTCGAGATATGTCTTTTCGGCAGCAGATTATGACTCATCGGAATGAGCGGGACCCATCCATTCCGGTTTTGGAAGCCGGGGCGGACTTGCATCAGGTGCTGCTAAAGGCTAGAGAAGGGTACGACCACCTACTGGTGGACAGTCTGGATTTTTGGTTGTTCTCCTGTTCCGAGGTCTCGGACGGGGAGCATCATATCGGGGAGGTTGTCCGGCTTTTATCTGAGTGGAAAGGGCCGGATGTTGTTTTGGTGTCTTGTGAAGTGGGTCTCGGTCCGCTGGCAATGACACGTGAAGTCCGAAGTTTTGTACGAAGCTTGGGATCACTCAACCGAACAATGGCTGCAATCGCAGATGAAGTTTATCTTGTGGCCGCAGGGTTGTCCCTTACCCTGAAGAAGTAA
- a CDS encoding DHH family phosphoesterase: MAYFKQLEDQLQDLLALCNKDERWLVVVNADPDSLGSAMAFKRIIGRRVAEVGIAHINEVKRLDNLAMMHYLRIPAQRMIPTLVAQYDKFAILDSQPHHHPDFEDVKFSVIIDHHPKPEEPYPYAEYVDIRPSYAANSTMMTEYLYNLNIRPAKLLATALLYGIKTDTQSFERPFIDDDVKAFRYLTKYADMDLIKRITRSEIHPDWLRYFSRAFYNLRRIGLGLFTHIGKVENPDTLVILADFLMRVHGVSWDVVSGVYEDTLVVIFRGDGMRKDMGKMAAKLFDEIGSAGGHKAAARAEIKLEALEEADPESFVLKKLTKGKKTVKRI; the protein is encoded by the coding sequence ATGGCTTATTTTAAACAGCTTGAAGATCAGCTTCAGGATTTGCTCGCTCTTTGCAATAAAGACGAGCGCTGGCTGGTAGTGGTCAACGCCGACCCGGATTCTCTTGGATCGGCAATGGCATTTAAACGCATAATCGGCCGCAGGGTTGCAGAAGTGGGAATTGCCCACATCAATGAGGTCAAGCGCCTCGACAACCTTGCCATGATGCATTACCTGCGCATCCCGGCCCAGCGGATGATACCTACCCTTGTGGCTCAGTACGACAAATTTGCAATTCTTGACTCCCAGCCTCATCACCATCCTGATTTTGAGGATGTGAAATTTTCCGTGATAATCGATCATCATCCGAAGCCGGAGGAACCTTATCCATACGCTGAGTATGTGGATATACGTCCCAGTTATGCGGCCAACAGCACCATGATGACCGAATATCTCTACAACCTGAATATCCGTCCGGCCAAACTGCTGGCCACAGCGCTACTCTACGGCATTAAAACCGATACCCAGAGCTTTGAGCGCCCTTTTATTGATGACGATGTCAAGGCTTTTAGATACTTGACTAAATATGCGGATATGGACCTCATTAAACGTATTACACGCAGTGAGATCCATCCTGACTGGCTGCGCTATTTCTCCCGCGCCTTCTATAATCTGCGTCGCATCGGCCTAGGACTTTTTACTCACATCGGTAAGGTCGAAAACCCTGATACACTGGTCATTCTTGCGGACTTCCTAATGCGTGTTCACGGCGTTTCATGGGATGTTGTTTCCGGGGTTTACGAGGATACTCTTGTTGTTATTTTCCGTGGTGACGGAATGCGCAAGGATATGGGAAAAATGGCGGCCAAGCTTTTTGATGAAATAGGTTCTGCCGGTGGACATAAGGCTGCCGCACGGGCTGAGATTAAGCTTGAAGCCCTTGAAGAAGCCGATCCTGAATCTTTCGTTCTCAAGAAATTGACCAAAGGTAAAAAGACGGTCAAACGTATCTGA
- the polA gene encoding DNA polymerase I, whose protein sequence is MALRDKLNFDGEPLFLIDGSAFFYRGFHAYPDLKRSDGVPTNALFFVLRVLLKIIKEEKPKYLVFMLDGKGKNFRHELYDQYKAQRPPMPEDLRAQIEPLKEGLEVLGVPLIVSNGDEADDCIASLAARYKSERPVVILGADKDLKQCLDENVFMWDPAGRKEKITSLDDFREDTKMEPDQWADFQALVGDSADNIPGVPGVGKVTATKIMLEYPTLEDIRDNFDNLKPAIQKKMKDELENIFVYRELTRMRLDSCPDCDLKKCEIRSADPEKAAQFMTSYEFRSLVRDVKSLFPSTTASGTESVPAAKSSKNKSGQLSLFGEDVPVPAGPENRLELKKADSAAELPDLSGKEVGLVREGKVFFLGLDGDEWMCRVSAAELVKELCSAKTVVVADVKSFLRSDEVWSEIQLSRWFDLGLAAYLLNPEERNYAWDRLRAMLFAGDELPDAVDEVHPDAQGLAALALKHVLGPRIKSAGLEELIDNLEIPLIPVLAGMEEAGITIDLSAFADFLSEVNERINELTRIIHDHAGEPFNIRSSQQMSTVLFDSLGLKPGGKTPKGALSTANSVLEKLVGQHEIITDILEYRKMEKLRSTYLEPMPKLVNSDGRIHTNFNQLATATGRLSSSGPNLQNIPIRGDQGKRMRACFTAGKGLRLAAADYSQVELRVLAHFSADPALVSAFEHDEDIHSRTAALLFDCAPDDVSSDQRRNAKTINFGLIYGMGPQKLSRELGININEAKEFIAKYFEKLDVLKGFYDSVVEKGRDKGYVTTLSGRRRLLPELHSNSPQVLSQARRQAINTVIQGSAADIIKMAMIKVADNAEIKHLGGRLILQIHDELLVEGPEESIEEIGRLLQQDMQTVATLAVPLKVDLGLGRNWAQAH, encoded by the coding sequence ATGGCACTCAGAGATAAATTGAATTTTGACGGCGAGCCTCTCTTCCTGATTGACGGCTCAGCATTTTTCTATCGCGGATTTCACGCTTACCCGGATCTCAAACGTTCGGACGGTGTACCCACTAACGCCTTGTTTTTTGTGTTGCGGGTTCTGCTCAAGATCATCAAAGAAGAAAAACCCAAATATCTGGTTTTCATGCTCGATGGGAAGGGTAAGAATTTCCGTCATGAACTATATGATCAGTACAAAGCCCAGCGTCCCCCCATGCCCGAAGACCTGCGTGCCCAGATAGAGCCGCTTAAGGAAGGATTGGAGGTTTTAGGCGTGCCGCTCATCGTATCCAACGGGGACGAAGCTGATGATTGCATCGCTTCTCTGGCTGCGCGCTATAAATCCGAACGGCCGGTGGTAATCCTCGGCGCGGATAAAGACCTTAAGCAGTGCCTTGATGAAAATGTTTTCATGTGGGATCCGGCCGGGCGTAAAGAAAAAATTACCTCCCTTGATGATTTTCGCGAAGATACTAAAATGGAGCCCGATCAGTGGGCTGATTTTCAGGCGCTTGTGGGTGATTCCGCTGATAATATCCCCGGCGTGCCGGGAGTGGGCAAAGTTACCGCTACCAAAATAATGCTCGAGTATCCTACCCTTGAGGATATCCGCGATAATTTTGACAACTTGAAGCCCGCCATCCAGAAAAAGATGAAGGATGAGCTGGAAAATATTTTTGTCTACCGCGAGCTTACCCGCATGCGACTGGATAGTTGTCCCGATTGTGATCTCAAAAAATGCGAGATCCGTTCCGCTGATCCGGAAAAGGCTGCGCAGTTTATGACCAGCTATGAATTCCGCTCACTGGTGCGCGATGTAAAATCTTTATTTCCCTCAACCACGGCATCCGGAACTGAATCTGTACCGGCCGCTAAATCTTCAAAAAATAAATCCGGGCAGCTTTCATTATTCGGAGAAGATGTGCCCGTTCCCGCAGGACCTGAAAATCGACTTGAACTGAAAAAAGCGGATTCCGCCGCTGAACTTCCCGATCTTTCCGGCAAAGAAGTCGGGCTGGTCCGCGAGGGCAAGGTTTTCTTTCTCGGGCTGGATGGCGACGAGTGGATGTGCAGAGTCTCTGCGGCAGAACTGGTCAAGGAACTATGCTCTGCGAAGACCGTTGTTGTGGCTGATGTGAAATCCTTTTTGCGTTCTGATGAGGTCTGGTCTGAAATTCAGCTTTCCCGCTGGTTTGATTTAGGCCTTGCCGCGTATCTGCTTAACCCTGAAGAACGTAATTATGCCTGGGATCGTTTGCGGGCAATGCTTTTTGCCGGGGATGAGCTTCCTGATGCAGTGGATGAGGTTCATCCTGACGCTCAGGGACTGGCAGCGCTGGCGCTTAAACATGTGCTGGGGCCGCGCATTAAATCCGCCGGACTTGAAGAACTTATAGACAATTTGGAAATTCCCTTGATTCCAGTTCTAGCCGGCATGGAAGAGGCAGGGATCACTATTGATCTCTCCGCTTTCGCTGATTTTCTTTCTGAAGTAAACGAGCGCATCAACGAGCTGACCAGAATCATTCATGATCATGCCGGGGAGCCCTTTAATATCCGCTCCAGTCAGCAGATGAGCACAGTTCTTTTTGATTCCCTCGGCCTTAAACCCGGCGGAAAGACTCCGAAAGGCGCGCTTTCTACCGCCAACTCTGTGCTTGAAAAACTAGTCGGTCAGCATGAGATCATTACCGACATACTTGAGTACCGGAAGATGGAAAAGTTGCGGTCCACCTACCTTGAGCCCATGCCCAAGCTGGTGAATTCGGATGGGCGCATTCATACCAATTTCAATCAGTTGGCTACCGCTACGGGCCGCCTGTCCAGTTCCGGTCCCAATCTGCAGAATATCCCCATCCGCGGGGATCAGGGCAAGCGTATGCGGGCCTGCTTCACTGCCGGAAAGGGATTACGTCTGGCCGCGGCTGATTATTCTCAGGTAGAACTGCGTGTCTTGGCGCATTTTTCCGCTGATCCGGCTCTTGTTTCAGCTTTTGAGCATGATGAGGATATTCACTCCCGCACCGCGGCTTTGCTTTTTGATTGTGCCCCTGACGATGTCAGCTCTGATCAAAGGCGTAATGCCAAGACCATCAACTTCGGTCTGATTTACGGCATGGGACCGCAGAAACTTTCCCGTGAACTGGGCATCAATATTAATGAAGCCAAGGAATTTATCGCCAAGTATTTCGAGAAACTGGATGTGCTCAAGGGGTTTTATGATTCAGTGGTGGAAAAGGGCAGGGATAAGGGATATGTGACAACTCTTTCCGGGCGCCGCAGACTTTTGCCTGAATTGCATTCCAACAGTCCGCAGGTGCTCTCGCAGGCCCGCAGGCAGGCCATCAATACCGTCATTCAGGGCAGCGCCGCGGATATTATCAAGATGGCCATGATCAAAGTTGCGGATAATGCCGAAATCAAGCATCTCGGCGGCAGGTTGATCCTGCAGATTCATGATGAACTTTTAGTCGAAGGTCCTGAAGAAAGTATCGAAGAAATCGGCAGGCTCCTGCAGCAGGATATGCAGACGGTGGCAACCCTGGCAGTGCCGCTTAAGGTCGATTTAGGCTTGGGCCGGAACTGGGCGCAGGCGCATTAA
- a CDS encoding trimeric intracellular cation channel family protein, with translation MSVLNGEVVHSAIHGFMYFGDIVFSVSGALAAGKRRMDIVGYVLIGTITGLGGGSLRDVLLDRPVWWTREPVELYLCIIATLFTYFCRLEIQDRYKATSWFDALGLSAFAITGSTVALQCEVPWTIAVFMGVMTAAGGGVIRDVLTGNRPMILCGELYAVAALAGAFVNVGMMKLDVQPEIAMAAGFMATLIIRGAAIIFDIRLGPPGEFVRIGSRDSKKSC, from the coding sequence ATGAGTGTCTTGAATGGTGAGGTGGTCCATTCCGCCATCCACGGATTCATGTATTTCGGCGATATAGTTTTTTCGGTCAGCGGCGCTCTGGCTGCCGGAAAACGCAGGATGGATATAGTCGGCTATGTTCTGATCGGAACCATTACCGGTCTCGGAGGAGGCTCCCTTCGCGATGTACTTCTTGACCGACCGGTATGGTGGACCCGAGAACCTGTAGAGCTCTACCTCTGCATTATCGCCACCCTGTTTACGTATTTCTGCCGTCTTGAAATTCAGGACCGCTACAAGGCCACCTCATGGTTTGATGCTCTCGGCCTGAGCGCTTTCGCGATTACCGGAAGCACGGTGGCTCTGCAGTGTGAAGTTCCATGGACCATTGCAGTGTTCATGGGCGTTATGACCGCAGCTGGAGGCGGGGTAATCCGTGATGTGCTGACCGGAAACCGGCCAATGATTTTATGCGGGGAACTTTACGCGGTTGCCGCACTGGCCGGAGCATTTGTCAACGTGGGCATGATGAAACTTGACGTGCAACCTGAAATCGCCATGGCCGCTGGTTTTATGGCAACTTTAATTATACGCGGAGCAGCCATAATATTTGATATCCGGCTCGGCCCTCCGGGTGAATTTGTACGTATAGGAAGCCGGGACAGCAAAAAGTCCTGTTAA
- the purU gene encoding formyltetrahydrofolate deformylase → MTSSRESTAYLTVTCKDRPGIVSAVSGFLYSQNANIIHSDQHSSDPVGGRFFLRMKFHMNGLESGLEKFRKEFSEKVAAEFDMDWSINPAWIKKKTAILVSKFDHALMDLLWRAKRDELHSEITMVISNHDDLREAVESFGVTFHHVPVEKGKKEESEDKILELLEGQADLVILARYMQILSPKLIDAYPNRIINIHHSFLPAFVGADPYRRAGERGVKLIGATAHYVTEELDQGPIIEQDVIRVSHRHDYEELKVLGRDIERQVLSRAVKWHLTERVLVDGNKTVVFI, encoded by the coding sequence ATGACATCATCAAGAGAATCGACTGCATATTTGACAGTAACCTGTAAGGACAGACCCGGAATAGTTTCCGCAGTTTCCGGCTTTCTGTATTCACAAAATGCCAATATTATCCATTCTGACCAGCATTCAAGCGATCCTGTGGGCGGGCGCTTTTTTCTCAGGATGAAATTTCATATGAATGGCCTTGAAAGCGGTCTTGAAAAATTCAGGAAGGAATTTTCTGAAAAAGTTGCCGCTGAATTTGATATGGATTGGAGCATTAATCCGGCATGGATCAAAAAGAAAACAGCCATTCTTGTTTCAAAGTTTGATCATGCCCTCATGGATCTGCTCTGGCGGGCCAAGCGCGATGAACTGCATTCCGAAATCACCATGGTTATAAGCAACCATGATGATCTACGTGAAGCTGTGGAATCTTTCGGGGTTACTTTTCATCACGTTCCGGTAGAAAAAGGCAAGAAAGAGGAATCCGAGGATAAAATTCTGGAACTTCTGGAAGGGCAGGCCGATCTGGTCATCCTTGCCCGTTACATGCAGATTCTGAGTCCCAAACTTATTGATGCCTACCCCAACCGGATTATCAATATTCACCACTCTTTTCTCCCTGCATTTGTAGGGGCGGACCCCTACCGCAGAGCCGGGGAGCGCGGTGTAAAGCTGATCGGAGCTACGGCCCATTATGTGACCGAGGAACTGGATCAGGGGCCGATTATCGAGCAGGATGTTATCCGTGTCTCCCATCGTCATGACTATGAGGAACTCAAGGTACTGGGACGCGACATCGAACGACAGGTACTCAGCCGGGCCGTAAAATGGCACCTCACCGAAAGGGTGCTGGTGGATGGTAATAAGACTGTTGTATTCATCTGA
- a CDS encoding zinc-ribbon domain-containing protein has translation MITCNKCGRKNNDADKFCSKCGYKLQSGRKRLKKDSTLQGRRDMFHLKLEKEQRFTKDGEAWVYALFLLGAVVFFTYNKIYWPLYALTPAIALLAWFRKI, from the coding sequence ATGATCACCTGCAACAAATGTGGCCGAAAAAACAACGATGCGGATAAGTTCTGCTCCAAATGCGGATATAAGCTGCAATCCGGTCGTAAAAGATTGAAAAAAGATTCAACCTTACAAGGCCGCCGCGACATGTTTCATTTGAAACTTGAGAAGGAGCAGCGGTTCACAAAAGATGGTGAGGCATGGGTTTACGCCCTGTTTCTGCTTGGGGCTGTTGTCTTTTTTACTTACAATAAAATTTACTGGCCTCTTTATGCCCTTACCCCCGCTATTGCTCTTCTTGCTTGGTTTCGGAAGATTTAG